One genomic segment of Candidatus Zixiibacteriota bacterium includes these proteins:
- a CDS encoding PorV/PorQ family protein, with translation MRYREWAMAGAVVLLIVGSAVAGSDLKIGSAGGQELRIPVGSRGTAMGGSSVAYATGIDALFWNPAGAATVQGTDLMLSRRKYIADIDVDYVAAARRLGDAGVLALTAKILSMNDELVTTVDAPDGTGEMFSSSFSVIGLSYARTLTDRVSLGISGNLVYEKIAEQTATGAAFDIGFRYDPGWNNLTFGAVIKNLGPDMRFDGPGFDENTQVGDDPNSLPHTTRTQPASFEIPSYVQLGAAYKFVAGNRSECNVTGAFQSNNFAQDEYKVGAEYGYDHKFFLRGGYTAADQKDYIYGLTLGGGAALTLGETTLYFDYAWSQSEFFDDNHYFTFQIGF, from the coding sequence ATGCGATATCGTGAATGGGCGATGGCCGGGGCGGTGGTGCTCCTCATCGTGGGAAGTGCCGTGGCCGGCAGCGACCTGAAGATCGGTTCGGCCGGAGGGCAGGAGTTGCGCATCCCGGTCGGATCACGTGGCACCGCCATGGGGGGATCCTCGGTGGCGTACGCCACCGGAATTGACGCCTTGTTCTGGAATCCCGCCGGCGCCGCGACCGTGCAGGGGACCGACCTGATGTTGTCGCGGCGGAAGTACATCGCCGACATCGACGTGGACTACGTCGCCGCGGCCCGTCGTCTGGGCGACGCCGGCGTGCTGGCCCTGACCGCCAAGATCCTCTCAATGAATGACGAGCTCGTCACCACGGTGGACGCCCCCGACGGCACGGGAGAGATGTTCTCGTCGTCGTTCTCGGTCATCGGGCTGTCCTATGCACGCACGCTGACCGACCGCGTTTCCCTCGGGATCAGCGGCAATCTCGTTTACGAGAAGATCGCCGAACAGACGGCCACCGGGGCGGCGTTCGACATCGGGTTCCGCTATGATCCGGGGTGGAACAACCTGACCTTCGGCGCCGTGATCAAGAATCTGGGGCCGGACATGCGCTTCGATGGTCCGGGGTTTGACGAGAATACGCAGGTCGGCGACGACCCGAACTCGCTGCCGCATACGACGCGCACGCAACCCGCCAGCTTCGAAATTCCGTCATATGTGCAGCTCGGAGCGGCGTACAAGTTCGTCGCCGGCAACCGCTCGGAGTGCAATGTGACCGGCGCATTCCAGTCCAACAACTTCGCCCAGGACGAATACAAGGTCGGCGCCGAGTACGGCTACGACCACAAGTTCTTCCTGCGCGGCGGGTACACCGCCGCCGATCAGAAGGACTACATCTACGGCCTGACGCTGGGCGGCGGCGCCGCGCTGACGCTGGGTGAGACGACACTGTACTTCGATTATGCCTGGTCGCAGAGCGAGTTCTTCGACGACAACCACTACTTCACGTTCCAAATCGGGTTCTGA
- a CDS encoding TonB-dependent receptor — MRYSIKTQWVVPLAVLIAVTAAWAGTTGKLSGVVTDQSTGQPIPGAAVSVEGTQWGALTDQDGRFVLLNIPVGYYTLKASIVGYTPMEVKNIAVSVDLTTTQDFQLSTQAVEMGAVTVTAERPLVKQDQTSTLRIVTTDDVQNLPTRGYQDIVGLQTGAVRYNDNTAARQRGARENSTTGVLNLRGGRASEVAYYVDGFSQQDPLTGLSTTQINNNSIEEVSVVSGGFNAEYGLIMSGAVNVTTKEGEAAYHGTVEAITDNFHGEKYDYNVYSAVLNGPVLKGSDKLTFYAAGERRWAGDRNPHSRAGGILPNDFSGLWNWQGKLNWRPSGNIVARLGSIGSQENWREYRRDYNFDIDHTPRYEDKNYSLWGEMTHTLNPKTFYTASLSWFSTARKRGDGVYFDNIWGYGRPNVNPQFDDTRLFYSWDDYELVPDSINQPRPLFPDPEDATKSLYPDSLVGSVVFDTTLDVFMGMRDITGDGVPDSVFEEHTFMWRGDEGRVWRNYLQRYSSYIGGDFDFVSQVHPNHEVKFGAEFQRHTLRRYQHLWPTNIYQGEPKGFQDIDFFGYDVAANEVDDGGPNGVKHPVNLAGYLQDKFEWEGLVVNAGLRFDYFDYRTERLLDPENPLDPFGRDAEASKDPTRPKSERDSLALEAGRLTESDLTESESVSRVSPRLGVAFPVADGSVFHFSYGKFFQRPDLQNLYVNYDYLEFKIKSGGYYFAFGNPNLEPEETTAYEAGWRKRVSDFAAVDVTAFFKDIKNLTEVVTQPAAPNSFSTFRNRDYGTVKGIEIQLDMRRNHGISTQLNYTLQYANGTGSFANTQSNIAWVNSEPPKHTSALEFDQRHKLTGILDIRAGAKEGPRLGETYPLERTGVNFVFTAGSGFPYSPAEVYNEVSLANLSTNPAGPINSRRTPWTYRLDLKANREIPLGRLTLDVYLWVINVFDRENVVDVYEGTGLADQTGWLETPEGQSFATNPDLSVPHDQSGLTATEKYELRQNDPLNFDTPRQIRFGVRWTF; from the coding sequence TTGCGCTACTCAATCAAAACCCAATGGGTTGTTCCTCTCGCGGTCCTGATCGCGGTCACCGCCGCGTGGGCCGGCACGACCGGAAAGCTCTCCGGCGTGGTAACAGACCAAAGCACCGGGCAACCAATCCCGGGGGCTGCCGTCTCGGTCGAGGGGACACAGTGGGGGGCACTGACCGACCAGGACGGGCGATTCGTCCTGCTGAACATCCCGGTGGGGTACTACACTCTCAAGGCCTCCATCGTGGGCTACACGCCCATGGAAGTGAAGAACATCGCGGTCTCCGTCGACCTGACCACGACCCAAGACTTCCAATTGTCGACGCAGGCCGTGGAGATGGGAGCGGTTACGGTGACCGCCGAGCGGCCGCTGGTCAAGCAGGACCAGACATCGACGCTGCGCATCGTGACCACCGACGACGTGCAGAACCTGCCGACACGCGGCTATCAGGACATTGTCGGTCTGCAGACCGGGGCGGTGCGGTACAACGACAACACGGCGGCCCGTCAGCGCGGCGCCCGTGAGAACTCGACGACCGGCGTGCTGAACCTGCGCGGCGGACGCGCCTCCGAGGTCGCCTATTACGTCGACGGCTTCTCCCAGCAGGACCCGCTGACGGGATTGTCGACGACCCAGATCAACAACAACTCGATCGAAGAGGTCTCGGTCGTCTCCGGCGGCTTCAATGCCGAGTATGGGCTGATCATGTCGGGAGCGGTCAACGTCACGACCAAAGAGGGTGAGGCCGCCTACCATGGGACGGTGGAGGCGATCACCGACAACTTCCACGGCGAGAAGTACGACTACAACGTCTACTCCGCCGTCCTGAACGGACCTGTCCTCAAGGGCTCGGACAAGCTGACCTTCTACGCCGCCGGTGAACGGCGCTGGGCCGGGGACCGCAATCCCCATTCCCGCGCCGGCGGTATTCTCCCCAACGACTTCTCCGGTCTGTGGAACTGGCAGGGGAAACTGAACTGGCGCCCGTCGGGGAACATCGTGGCCCGCCTGGGTTCCATTGGCTCCCAGGAAAACTGGCGCGAGTACCGGCGCGACTACAACTTCGACATCGACCACACGCCGCGCTACGAGGACAAGAACTACTCGCTGTGGGGGGAAATGACCCACACGCTGAATCCGAAGACCTTCTATACGGCGTCCCTCAGTTGGTTCTCCACCGCCCGCAAGCGGGGGGACGGCGTCTATTTTGACAACATCTGGGGATACGGGCGCCCGAATGTGAACCCGCAGTTCGACGACACGCGGCTGTTCTACTCCTGGGACGACTATGAACTGGTCCCCGACAGCATCAACCAACCGCGGCCGCTGTTCCCAGACCCTGAGGATGCCACCAAGAGTCTGTATCCCGACAGTCTGGTCGGGAGTGTCGTATTCGACACGACCCTGGATGTGTTCATGGGAATGCGCGACATCACGGGTGACGGCGTACCAGACTCCGTCTTTGAGGAGCACACCTTCATGTGGCGGGGTGATGAAGGACGCGTCTGGCGCAATTACCTGCAGCGCTATTCCTCATATATAGGCGGGGATTTCGATTTCGTCAGCCAGGTGCACCCGAACCACGAGGTGAAGTTCGGGGCCGAGTTCCAGCGCCACACGTTGCGCCGCTACCAGCATCTGTGGCCGACGAACATCTATCAGGGAGAGCCCAAGGGGTTCCAAGACATCGACTTCTTCGGCTATGATGTGGCCGCCAATGAGGTCGACGACGGCGGCCCCAATGGCGTCAAGCACCCGGTCAACCTGGCCGGGTATCTGCAGGACAAATTCGAATGGGAGGGACTGGTCGTCAACGCCGGCCTTCGGTTCGATTACTTCGATTATCGGACGGAGCGTCTGCTGGACCCCGAAAACCCGCTGGACCCGTTCGGGCGCGATGCCGAAGCCTCCAAGGATCCGACGCGCCCCAAGAGCGAGCGCGACAGTCTGGCGCTGGAGGCGGGACGCCTGACCGAGAGTGACCTGACGGAATCCGAGTCCGTGTCACGGGTGTCGCCCCGGCTGGGGGTTGCCTTCCCGGTGGCCGACGGGTCGGTGTTCCACTTCTCCTATGGGAAATTCTTCCAAAGGCCCGATCTGCAGAACCTGTATGTGAACTACGACTATCTGGAGTTCAAGATCAAGAGCGGCGGGTACTACTTCGCCTTCGGCAATCCCAACCTCGAGCCGGAGGAGACAACCGCCTATGAGGCCGGCTGGCGCAAACGGGTGTCGGACTTCGCCGCCGTCGACGTCACCGCGTTCTTCAAAGACATCAAGAACCTGACGGAAGTTGTCACGCAGCCGGCCGCGCCCAACAGCTTCTCGACGTTCCGGAACCGCGACTACGGCACCGTCAAGGGAATCGAGATTCAGCTCGATATGCGGCGCAACCACGGCATCTCGACGCAACTGAACTATACGCTGCAATATGCCAACGGCACGGGCTCATTCGCCAACACCCAGTCGAACATCGCCTGGGTCAACTCCGAGCCCCCCAAGCACACCAGCGCGCTGGAATTCGACCAACGCCACAAGTTGACCGGGATTTTGGACATCCGGGCCGGCGCCAAAGAGGGACCGCGGCTCGGAGAAACCTACCCCCTGGAGCGCACCGGTGTCAACTTTGTGTTCACCGCAGGGAGCGGTTTCCCCTACTCGCCGGCCGAGGTGTACAACGAAGTCTCGCTGGCGAATCTCTCGACGAATCCCGCCGGGCCGATCAACTCGCGTCGCACCCCGTGGACATATCGTCTCGACCTGAAGGCCAACCGCGAGATTCCGCTCGGGCGTCTGACTCTGGACGTGTACCTCTGGGTTATCAACGTCTTTGATCGGGAAAACGTCGTCGACGTGTACGAAGGAACCGGTCTTGCGGATCAGACCGGGTGGCTGGAGACTCCGGAGGGGCAGTCGTTCGCGACGAATCCGGACCTGTCCGTGCCGCATGATCAATCGGGCCTGACGGCCACGGAGAAGTATGAACTACGACAAAACGATCCGCTGAATTTCGACACACCGCGCCAGATTCGCTTCGGCGTGCGGTGGACATTCTGA